The Alphaproteobacteria bacterium US3C007 genomic interval ACATTGGCCTTCGCGCATACGGGGTTTTTCACCAGTGCAACCGCAGAACAACTTTCCAGCCTGCTCAGCACGCATGCTCCCGCCGGCCTTGAGAAAGTCTATTTCGTCTCGGGCGGCTCTGAGGCAGTGGAAGCCGCGATCAAACTGGCGCGGCAATTTCATGTTGAACATGGGCAGCCGCAGCGGCGCCACTTAATAGCCAGACGACAAAGTTATCACGGCAATACGTTGGGTGCATTGGCTGCTGGGGGCAATCAATGGCGGCGCGCGCAATTCGAACCAATCTTAGCGCCGGCCTCGCATATTGCACCCTGTTATGAATATGCTGAAAAGCAGCCGTCTGAAACGCCTATACAATATGCCCAGCGCACCGCACAAGAATTGGAAGATGAGATCTTGCGCCTAGGCCCTGACACAGTGATGGCCTTCATAGCCGAACCGGTTGTGGGGGCAACCATGGGCGCTGTGCCAGCCGTTGAAGGGTATTTCAAACTTATACGCGAAATCTGCGATCGCTATGGTGTTTTGCTGATTTTTGACGAGGTAATGTGTGGAATGGGGCGCACGGGCCACCTGTTTGCTTGCGAAGCAGATGGGGTTACCCCAGATATATTATGCATAGCGAAGGGCCTTGGGGCCGGTTATCAGCCAATCGGAGCAATGTTGTGCCACAAGAACATCTATGCGGTTCTGGAACAGGGTTCAAAATTGTTTCAACATGGCCATACGTATAACGCGCATCCTATGGCCTGCGCGGCTGGCTTGGCCGTGCTGAACGCGATTTTAGACCGCCACCTGCTGGTCAATGTGCAACGAAGCTCTGAGCTTTTATTTTCAGACTTACGCGCGCGTTTCGCGCAGCACCCTTTTATTGGCGATATCAGAGGCCGCGGCTTGTTTATTGGTCTTGAAATCGTGGAAGATAAAGGCCTGAAAAAACCCTTTCATCCGAAACGCAATATTGCGGCGCAACTGAAGGCAGATGCGTTTCAAAATGGCCTAATTTGTTATCCAATGCGCGGCACCAGAGACGGAGAATTTGGCGATCACCTCCTGCTTGCCCCCCCCTTTATTATGGACGATAGCAATATCACCGAACTGGCAGATCTGGTCGAAAGCGCGGTTTTGAAGATTGCAGCCACTGCCTAGAAAAATTTATTTGCGATCAGAGTGCCAGCGGTGCCGTGCGCTGGTTTTTTACTTAAGCTGTTCAGAGTAAATCTGAAGAACCGCATCATCTGGATTGTCCGGCCAACTTGGCAACTCCAAGGTGTAGTAAGATAACAAAGACCACAAACTACCAAATCACTATCAATTGCCCCATTTAGGTTACACGTTGGGCAGGACCAAGCTGCGTGGTTTTATGTCCATAGCCCCTCATGCTTGGCTCTGGGTCCATGGGCCTGCGCAAAATGGCCCAGTCACCTGGGGCTAGGCTTGATTTAACAAAATGGAGAGTATTTTTGCATCAGACAGCGTTAAAAATTGCCCTGCCCACAAAGGCGGCTTATCCGACTGGCGAGAGCTTGAGGGCAATACGATTGAAACGTTCATCTCGCTTGCCGAGGTGGACCTAGCCAATAAAAAGCCGCAGGAACAAGCTTATTTGGAAAAGTTTGGCATCAAACCGGCGAGCGCGCTGTTCGAAATGCATTTTGAGCCTCTGCGCTTTCTCTATGATGGCCTGATACCAGCTGTAGGCCTTACGCTTTTGGCAGCGCTGCCCAAGGTTGGTAAATCATGGTTTGTATTGAACTTGGCAAAGCACATAGACGCTGATGGCATTCCCGTTCATTACCTCGCTGCCGAAGATAATGTGCGGCGCCTGAAAGATCGTGTTCAAGCCGTATTCAGCGGTTACGTTCAGCACCTCACTTACCATGCCGTCATGTCGACAGGAGAAAAGCTATCACGCGGTGCAGCGGCTCTTTCCCACATTGAACTGGTCGCCAAGGGAACAAAAGCCCACTGCATAGTCATCGATATGGTGCAAAGCATTATGATGCCCAGCGCTAATAATAAAAATTATGACCAGACCGTCGAAGAATTTGACGGCCTGCGCAAACTTGCGCACAAGCTCGGAATAGCGATTGTCGTTGTGCATCACTGCAAAAAGACGTCAGAGGTGTCCAACGCGCCGCTTGAGAAGGTTATCGGCAGCATTGGAATAACCGGCACAGCAGAAACGATCCTTGTTATGGAGCAACAGACTGGCACCAAAGACTGCAAGCAGTATGTGACCGGCAAAGACGTCGAACAGTGCGAAAAGTATGTAAACTGGAATGGTCATAGCTTTGATATGGGCGATGACGTTCGTGAGGCGCAGCTCGGCGCAACGCAGAAACTCGTGCTTGAACTGATCAGGGAAAGCCCGCGCTGCATGCAAAAGCACATCGTGGACACGACAGGCAAGGATCAGAGCCAAGTCGCAAAAGCAATAGATCGGCTCATTGAGGTCGGTTTGGTCGTCAAAAAAGAAGGTAGGCTCATGGCGCAGTAGCTATCACACGAGTCATATCTTTCATATTTCACATCTAAACATGACAGATATGATAGGCGTGACAGGGGTAAGCTGTAAAGCCTAATAACTATTATCATTCGATGATTTAAGTTTAGGCATTTTCTAAAGTAGCTTGAAGGAAAATTTTTTGTTTTTCGTTGAGACCAAACCCCTTCTCAATCAGCTCCGGTAAAACTGAAATCAAACTTTCCACAACAAGACGTTGCTTAGGCAGCATAGAGCTAAATATGCATTTGTTATGTCGCGCGCCATCCCCAACAACTAGGCGAAGCTTTTCTATTTTACCGTTCGATTTTTTGAACGTGATTTTATTGCATTTATCTACATCGTTTGAAGCCGGATCTAATAAAACCTTATTAGCTGAGACTTGTATTCTAAAAAGCTCAGGTATCGCTGATTCAAAATTGCCAGTCTTAAAATCGAGCATTATCTCAAAACGTAGACCCTCGATTGTCTGATTTCCAAGATTTAAATTTTTCACCCTAACCTGGAACCCTTGATAGTTTTCTTCTCTGGGCAAAACGCGAAATTCTGCCATTTCAAAGCTTAAAGGATCTTTTTCTATGTCTTGAGGGTCACTTTTATTTGGAAAATCAGAAAGTGAAGCATAAATACAGCCCAGCCCAAAGCCGACCATACCGTCAACTGCCGCGGGTGCTTTTTTAACTTCGCTCTTCAAAAGATCTAATAATTCAGTTGTAACATAGCTCTCTGGATAGCGGTACGCGTAGATGTAGAGCCAAGCGTTGCCATTCGGAAAACTAAGGTGATCGCTAAATTCTTGCTTATCTGGCGTGTAAACTGAATTATGTGCAATTTTTGCCCATTTATTTAAGTACGAATGATCTTGAAACGCTTTTATAAAAAGCTCGCCTGCTTTTTCAACTTTAAGGTCGAGTTTTTTCGGAATCTCAAATCCATGCCGGCGTGCCAATTCAAGAGTGATCATAATCTCTTTCATACCGTCATGATGATACCATAACGCTTTATTGCCTCGCGTTGTCCTATTTCGTATCGACCCATCTTCTAAAATATCTTCATCCAATTGCAGAAGCAGCTTATCGATCATCTTCACACTCGACTTACCTTCAAGTTGAGTTTTTAAAATTTTTGGCCAATACCACCCGTGGTCCAATCCAAAATACACATCGGCAGGCGCTTTATTTCTCGCAAAAAACTTTTCAAACCATGCCTGAATAACTGAATGCCTATTATCATCACGTTTATAGAATTTAAGGGCCATATTGTAACCGTAAGCGAGATGCATAATATGCATCTGAACCGTGGAATGATCCTTAATCAGTGATAGATCCTGACCACTCGGTTCTGTCCATTCAGTACACTTTTTGTAATTTAATCTGCCGTTTGATGTGCATTGCACGGTGTCAAGGAAAGCGTTGTTAGACGCCCAATAAGACAACGCCTGCAATGCGATTTCGCCATCATCGCTTTTGCCTTGCGACATATAACTCGTCATTAATCGAGAGAAATCGAGTATAAATTCATCTAAAAGCTTCGCATTTTGAACAGTGTCGATATTGTCCATGCGACTATTAAAGCCTGCAATCTTCATAGGCACGGCAGAGCTTAAAGTTTTTGATAGCCTTTGCTTTGCCCGTTTAGGATCACCACCACAAATTTTTCTGAGATTAACTTTTTCGATTTGTGAAAATTTTTGTAAAACGTCTGTGGGAACGATAAAATTTCCGTTCCAACCGATATCGAAGGTATCAGAATAAATATTAAAATATTTTTCACGCAAAGTGTTTATGGAAAAATCATTCACACCTTTGAGGGCATTGATACCGTGATCTTCGTAGAATTTTGACAGCGCGGCCTGTGATTTTTTCCCTAAAATTCCGTCTACTTTTCCAACCTTATAGCCAAGCGCGTTAAGAAGTGCTTGAGTTTCGAATTTTTCATTTACTGCCTCGGCAACTGCGCCAGTTGAAAAAGTAATCAGAAATAAAATCGATAAAATGCGGATAACCATGCAAGCTCTTCCTTTCAAATGTCTTTGAAATTATACTACGTCCAATTTATGATAAATTTTAAAGATTGAAAAATTGAACCGTGATAAAAAGATTACCCTTTCCCGCTAATCCAGCTTTTAAATGCCGAGACACCTCTGATTATCCGTAGATAGCCCCTGAGATCTGACCGGCGACAGCTCGAACGTGTCCTTAGGTGGGTTACTGGATAGGCACCGCGCCATTGCATACCTTTAGCAGTGTGATTTCCCTAAACGTTTGGAACCTCTCTCCAAGGCTTTTTTCAATGCAAGGGCACGAACACTTGCTAGCTCAATCTTATGCGTTGTAATCTTGAACAAGTGCTTCAAATAGGCGCGCAACGGCTTCGGCGCCTGGATCAACATGGCCCTCAAGCTG includes:
- a CDS encoding aspartate aminotransferase family protein, with translation MSNVFPRNIASPPPIAVAGQGCYLYDEHGKKYFDGSGGAAVSCLGHGDPEIIDALKTQAETLAFAHTGFFTSATAEQLSSLLSTHAPAGLEKVYFVSGGSEAVEAAIKLARQFHVEHGQPQRRHLIARRQSYHGNTLGALAAGGNQWRRAQFEPILAPASHIAPCYEYAEKQPSETPIQYAQRTAQELEDEILRLGPDTVMAFIAEPVVGATMGAVPAVEGYFKLIREICDRYGVLLIFDEVMCGMGRTGHLFACEADGVTPDILCIAKGLGAGYQPIGAMLCHKNIYAVLEQGSKLFQHGHTYNAHPMACAAGLAVLNAILDRHLLVNVQRSSELLFSDLRARFAQHPFIGDIRGRGLFIGLEIVEDKGLKKPFHPKRNIAAQLKADAFQNGLICYPMRGTRDGEFGDHLLLAPPFIMDDSNITELADLVESAVLKIAATA
- a CDS encoding AAA family ATPase, giving the protein MESIFASDSVKNCPAHKGGLSDWRELEGNTIETFISLAEVDLANKKPQEQAYLEKFGIKPASALFEMHFEPLRFLYDGLIPAVGLTLLAALPKVGKSWFVLNLAKHIDADGIPVHYLAAEDNVRRLKDRVQAVFSGYVQHLTYHAVMSTGEKLSRGAAALSHIELVAKGTKAHCIVIDMVQSIMMPSANNKNYDQTVEEFDGLRKLAHKLGIAIVVVHHCKKTSEVSNAPLEKVIGSIGITGTAETILVMEQQTGTKDCKQYVTGKDVEQCEKYVNWNGHSFDMGDDVREAQLGATQKLVLELIRESPRCMQKHIVDTTGKDQSQVAKAIDRLIEVGLVVKKEGRLMAQ